One Coriobacteriia bacterium genomic region harbors:
- the rnd gene encoding ribonuclease D: MYVTDTGTLCELVAQLRKAPIVAIDTEFMRERTYYAKLCLIQVASDDVAAIIDPLVIDDLSPLGALLADPAVVKVFHSGSQDLEIFYRLCGEATMPVFDTQIAATLAGFPQQVGYGALVKEMMDVTLDKSDTYTDWAKRPLSETQVEYALNDVRYLPEMYRRLCTTLKRDGRLDWLASNFAHLENPATYMADPLEQWRRVKRVSSLNRRQLAVAREVAAWRELEAQRRDIPKRWLIGDESIIEIARRVPKTVPELMAIRGVADKIGAVAQKSVIESVARGLAVPDDELPALKKRRKPLGDIDAAVDLMVAIVRLRARERDVAMPLLASRDDLEHLAAGERETSPLLEGWRKEMVGDELRRLLDGEISMRLSAGTLVVEPLHTDGQTDLSE, translated from the coding sequence TTGTACGTTACTGACACCGGAACACTGTGCGAGTTGGTGGCGCAGCTCCGAAAGGCTCCCATTGTTGCGATCGACACGGAGTTCATGCGGGAGCGGACCTACTACGCGAAGCTGTGTTTGATCCAGGTTGCATCTGATGACGTGGCAGCGATCATCGACCCGCTTGTGATCGATGATCTGTCGCCGCTGGGCGCCCTTCTTGCCGATCCGGCAGTGGTGAAGGTGTTCCACTCGGGTTCACAGGATCTTGAGATCTTCTATCGGCTGTGCGGTGAGGCCACGATGCCGGTGTTTGACACTCAAATTGCGGCCACACTCGCCGGGTTCCCGCAGCAGGTGGGATACGGAGCGTTGGTCAAGGAAATGATGGACGTAACGCTCGACAAGTCTGATACCTACACCGACTGGGCCAAACGCCCGCTTTCCGAGACGCAGGTTGAATACGCGCTGAATGATGTGCGCTATCTTCCTGAGATGTACAGACGCCTGTGCACCACCCTCAAGCGAGACGGAAGATTGGACTGGCTTGCCTCCAACTTCGCGCATCTGGAGAATCCGGCGACGTATATGGCTGACCCCCTCGAGCAGTGGCGCCGAGTGAAACGGGTGTCTTCGCTCAACCGCCGACAACTTGCTGTGGCTAGAGAGGTTGCGGCGTGGAGGGAGCTCGAAGCTCAACGTCGAGATATTCCCAAGCGGTGGCTGATCGGCGACGAAAGCATCATTGAGATAGCGCGCAGGGTTCCCAAGACGGTTCCGGAGCTCATGGCAATCCGGGGAGTCGCCGACAAGATCGGTGCCGTCGCGCAAAAGAGCGTGATCGAATCGGTGGCACGCGGACTTGCGGTCCCCGACGACGAGTTGCCTGCGCTCAAGAAGCGGCGCAAACCCCTCGGCGACATCGATGCCGCAGTCGATCTGATGGTCGCAATCGTGCGACTTCGCGCTCGCGAACGAGACGTGGCGATGCCTCTCTTGGCATCGCGTGATGACCTTGAGCACTTGGCCGCCGGCGAGCGGGAAACAAGTCCGCTGCTTGAAGGCTGGCGGAAGGAGATGGTCGGCGACGAGCTCCGGAGACTTCTCGACGGTGAGATATCGATGCGTTTGTCGGCCGGAACTCTTGTGGTAGAGCCTTTGCATACAGATGGCCAAACGGATCTTTCAGAGTAG
- a CDS encoding GlsB/YeaQ/YmgE family stress response membrane protein, producing MEFLTWVLVGLVAGIIAKLLMPRLGPNGWIMTIVLGILGAYIGGWVSGKLGGPAVVGFDVPSIAIAAAGAIVVLLAYGLISRRR from the coding sequence ATGGAATTTCTGACATGGGTTCTGGTTGGTCTAGTGGCTGGCATCATTGCGAAACTGCTGATGCCGAGACTCGGCCCCAACGGCTGGATTATGACCATCGTCCTCGGTATTCTCGGCGCCTACATCGGGGGCTGGGTTTCGGGAAAGCTCGGTGGCCCGGCTGTCGTCGGATTCGACGTGCCGTCAATAGCAATAGCGGCCGCCGGCGCCATAGTGGTGCTGCTGGCATATGGGCTTATCTCGCGACGCCGCTAG
- a CDS encoding diguanylate cyclase, with product MTYDFTSYTALYLVAALCCAAAVPLAWRRRSAPGGLWLLCILLAVVELALADAMEISVLEVAGHVLWSKIAYFGATTVGVFLLLFAVEFAGTGRLLTRKRIAGLFVVPALSIVAVFTNDWHHLIWTRFSFDAPGHNILTYHHGLLYWVITVYGFAVVAVATAVLIDFAVRNKGLYRRQSFGIVIATLIPWVAIIAYDFLPGAWPGLDPGVFLALTGILLTFGLVRFKLLDLIPVARDALIERMVEGLLVVDEVGRIVDVNPAARRLLHIGDGSLIGTAVEDLLPSWPGLVSRLASATPVDEEFVLASPEGRTLSVSVSLLTDKHGGRTGSLCILRDITMQKLAEEALSKSNQDLQSRLSEIESLHTELREQAVRDPLTQLFNRRYLTLTLEREFSRAARESYPVSLVMLDVDHFKQVNDTCGHATGDAVLQRLASQLREQTRPGDLIYRYGGEEFLVVLPFASADDAALRAEQWRSSFEEASPAWVDHKLAPTLSLGVATYPPNDATVASVVAAADSAVYAAKREGRNRVVVAEIR from the coding sequence GTGACCTACGATTTCACTTCATACACAGCCCTATACCTAGTTGCGGCTCTGTGTTGTGCGGCAGCGGTTCCCCTTGCTTGGCGTCGCCGGTCGGCTCCCGGGGGACTCTGGTTGCTCTGCATACTCTTGGCGGTCGTCGAACTGGCGCTGGCCGATGCGATGGAGATATCGGTTCTTGAGGTTGCAGGACATGTGCTGTGGAGCAAGATTGCATATTTCGGCGCAACGACAGTGGGCGTATTCCTGTTGCTTTTCGCGGTTGAGTTCGCCGGGACGGGTAGGTTGCTTACTCGGAAGCGAATCGCAGGACTCTTTGTTGTGCCTGCGCTCAGCATCGTAGCGGTGTTTACGAACGACTGGCATCACCTCATATGGACGCGCTTCTCGTTCGACGCACCGGGGCATAACATTCTTACGTACCATCACGGTCTGCTCTACTGGGTGATCACGGTCTACGGTTTCGCGGTTGTGGCCGTGGCAACGGCGGTCCTCATCGACTTCGCAGTTCGCAACAAGGGGCTCTACCGTCGGCAGAGCTTTGGGATCGTGATTGCAACTCTTATTCCGTGGGTGGCTATCATCGCGTACGACTTTCTCCCAGGTGCATGGCCCGGTCTGGATCCTGGTGTGTTCCTAGCGCTCACGGGCATTTTGCTTACGTTCGGACTTGTGAGATTCAAGCTGCTTGACCTGATTCCGGTCGCGCGAGATGCCCTCATCGAGCGGATGGTCGAGGGTCTCCTCGTTGTCGATGAGGTCGGGCGAATAGTCGACGTGAACCCTGCCGCGAGACGCCTGCTGCATATCGGCGACGGGAGCCTGATCGGGACGGCTGTCGAAGACCTCCTGCCGAGCTGGCCCGGCCTGGTTAGCCGTCTCGCGAGTGCCACACCGGTAGACGAGGAGTTCGTTCTGGCATCGCCTGAGGGACGCACTCTCAGCGTCAGCGTTTCCTTGTTGACCGACAAGCATGGCGGGCGCACGGGGAGTCTGTGTATTCTTCGGGATATCACGATGCAGAAACTTGCCGAGGAAGCGCTGAGTAAATCAAACCAGGATCTGCAGTCCCGGCTTTCGGAGATCGAGTCTCTCCATACCGAGTTGCGGGAGCAGGCGGTTCGAGATCCGTTGACTCAGCTCTTCAACAGACGGTACCTCACGTTGACCTTGGAACGTGAATTCAGCCGGGCTGCTCGGGAGTCCTATCCCGTCAGCCTGGTGATGCTGGATGTTGATCACTTCAAGCAAGTAAACGATACCTGCGGCCACGCAACGGGCGATGCGGTTCTGCAGCGCCTAGCCTCGCAGCTCCGCGAGCAGACGCGACCGGGAGATTTGATCTACCGGTATGGCGGTGAGGAGTTCCTCGTCGTTTTGCCATTCGCCTCCGCAGATGACGCTGCGTTGCGTGCCGAGCAGTGGAGAAGCTCATTTGAGGAAGCGAGTCCCGCTTGGGTGGACCACAAGTTGGCACCTACGCTGTCACTTGGGGTCGCCACCTATCCACCCAATGATGCAACCGTCGCCAGTGTGGTGGCTGCTGCGGACAGTGCGGTCTACGCTGCCAAGAGGGAAGGTCGCAACAGAGTGGTTGTTGCCGAGATCCGGTAG